A portion of the Bombus pascuorum chromosome 8, iyBomPasc1.1, whole genome shotgun sequence genome contains these proteins:
- the LOC132910034 gene encoding microtubule-actin cross-linking factor 1, isoforms 1/2/3/4 isoform X41 — protein MEFELDGSLKEWVKDKPLSILQLDPADRAVLRIADERDAIQKKTFTKWVNKHLKKHWKYVKASRHVGDLFEDLRDGHNLISLLEVLSGEHLPRERGRMRFHMLQNVQMALDFLRYKKIKLVNIRAEDIVDGNPKLTLGLIWTIILHFQISDIVVGQESNVTAREALLRWARRSTARYPGVRVTDFTGSWRDGLAFSALIHRNRPDLVDWKGARASQPRERLDRVFYVAEREYGVTRLLDPEDVDTPEPDEKSLITYISSLYDVFPEPPTIHPLYDAEDQRRSEEYRELASSLHMWIREKMCLMQERVFPPTLIEMKNLAAGSTKFKNEEVPPRYRDKQRLSYIFRDLQKYFEAVGEVDIEPHLRIEVIEENWNRLMMLHQEREQAIIDEIKRLERLQRLAEKVHREMKATDNRLEELERRVEDEARRLDRLHPLEAKHAVDLLEQDIRNTEVQIQNIFPDVHTLTEGRYSQAAELRKRVQKLHQRWVALRSLLHKRLVQPLSAVSFPVEERVVTKHRTTVHETRLVDTNPHFRALHDCIDWCKAKIKQLQDADYGSDLPSVQNELEVHQREHKNIEQFHPKVERCVQAKSHFHAEELTLYSQHLTVLQKLHTELLAASNKRLSDLDTLHDFIQSATNELVWLSSKEETEVTRDWSDKNLNVQSIEQYYESLMSDLEKREIQFSAVQDRGEALVLQHHPAAKTIEAYMSAMQSQWTWLLQLTLCLEVHLKHAAQSQQFFRDVQQAEQWISKRDESLNTIYSQSEFSLDEGERLLKGMQELREELNSYGDHVQKLVDQAKDVVPMKQRRQPVTRPMQVTCVCSYKQVNMSIEKGEQCTLYDNSGRIKWRVKNQEGVESPVPGVCFALQPPDKDALDAAERLRRQYDRSVGLWQRKQLRLRQNMIFATIKVVKGWDLPQFLAMGQDQRTAIRKALNEDAEKLLSEGDPADPQLRRLKRETAEVNKLFDELEKRARAEEESKNAGRIFNEQISAIQEALDEAERVLNTRIAAPLPRDIDSLEHLVLQHKDFEQTLKRQTPDLDKVQQTFRGITLKTPAMRNKLDAVTTKWTNIWNSSNLYIERLKCVEIVLSSLEENTTSVSELEVKLASFDELPPDLKGLQNVLEDLMVLQNAISQQQTAMDKLNEDTQNARHVVEKSRPSHRGSHSDMDRLDDEVNKLNSRWTNLCAQLVERVRSAEAAYGLAQQLEHAYRNEVDFIDESYEKLEVENAKNLLNKVVERAPAIEAVNVTGSRLIREGKIYGQRLRAFTEQLEDICPSLDASVKKPRREFVSTVDDVARDLDTLNKRYTTLVDLLQERVTQLAAQQTEETSQQFQEALEGLQKWLTDTEEMVSNQKSPSSDYNVVKAQLQEQKFLKKMLMDQQNSMSSSYNMGQEVAAEAEPKERKKIEKQLKDLMARFDNLTESAAKRMEALEQAMGVAKQFQDKLIPLQTWLDKTEKRVRDMELVPTDEEKIQQRVTEHDGLHEDILSKKPEFSELTEVASQLMSLVGEDEAAALADKLQDAADRYAALVERSESLGNLLQRSRQGLRHLVLSYQELQAWMEGMEIRLSKYRVLAVHTEKLLQQMEDLADLTEEVSTRQTEVDSTTDTGLELMKHISSDEALQLKDKLDSLQRRFNDLVSRGSDLLKHAQESLPLVQQFHDNHNRLMDWMQAAESALQSAEPREDEIIRLEMEISEYRPVLDKINAVGPQLSQLSPGEGAATIEALVTRDNRRFAAIAEQIQRKAERLQLSKQRSLEVIGDIDDLLEWFHEVDNQLREAEPPSSEPEIIRVQLKEHKALNDDISSQKGRVRDVISTAKKVIRENGQYEDKSTIRENMEDLRETMEIVSGLSMDRLGALEQALPLAEHLRDTHIDLVSWLEEAEQQVAMLPMPALRPDLIAAQQDKNEFLVQSINEHKPLVEKLNKTGEALLKLCNEEEGIKIQDILEADTTRYAALRAELRGRQQTLEQALQESSQFSDKLEGMLRALSSTADQVNGAEPISAHPGRLRDQMEENSALVDELAQRSEAYAAVRRAADDVISKAGNRADPAVKDIKRKLDKLNKLWSDVQKSTTDRGQTLDEALAIAEKFWSELNGVMSTLRELQDALAGQAPPAAQPAAIQQQQVALQEIRHEIDQTKPDVEQVRASGHELMGLCGEPDKPDVRKHIEDLDQAWDNVTALYARREENLIDAMEKAMEFHETLQNLLEFLQEAEDKFSSMGLLGSDIDEVKKQIKQLANFKAEVDPHMVKVEALNRQAAELTERTSSEQAAAIKEPLGAVNRRWDGLLRGLVERQRLLENALLRLGQFQHALDELLVWIEKTDDTLDNLKAVAGDPQVIEVELAKLKVLVNDIQAHQTSVDTLNDAGRQLIEDGKGTAEASTTAEKLGTLNRRWRDLLQRAADRQRELEDALREAQTFTAEIQDLLSWLGDVDNTIVASKPVGGLPETASEQLERFMEVYNELEQNRLKVESVLQQGQAYLKRADSTSAGGLNHNLRTLKQRWDNVTARASDKKIKLEIALKEATEFHDALQSFVDWLTNAEKILTNLKPVSRVMETILGQIEEHKAFQKDVGVHRETMLNLDKKGTHLKYFSQKQDVILIKNLLISVQHRWERVVSKSAERTRALDHGYKEAREFHDAWSNIMNWLDETEKTLDEVASDGALGGNDPEKIKARLNKHRELQKALSAKQGTYDATMKNGKSLKDKAPKSDEFALKELLNELKNKWTTVCGKCVDRQRKLEEALLFSGQFKDAIQALLEWLSKSEKQLADTGPLYGDLDTVMNLVEQHKTFEKDLESRVSQMESVIKTGRELLAKATPDDASAIGSQLAEINNLWDTVTKLSSDKTERLQEALREAERLHKAVHVLLEWLSDAEMKLRFAGQLPEDEQESRNQLMEHEKFLRELSTKEIEKDQTLELAHVILAKAHPDGALVIKHWITIIQSRWEEVSTWAQQRNQRLENHMRGLQDLDNLLEELLSWLEGLENTLNALEAEPLPDDKATLEMLIVDHREFMENTSRRQNEVDRVCKARQIKSAKDTMKITKAKSPAPTRASPGRERTPDSLPHIGPRFPPKGSKGAEPEFRSPRVKLLWDRWRHVWMLAWERQRRLQDKYNYIQELDRVANFSWEDWRKRFLKFMNHKKSRLTDLFRKMDKNNDGLIPREDFIQGIMNTKFETSRLEMGAVADLFDRHGEGLIDWKEFIAALRPDWEERRTYNDTDKIHDEVKRLVMLCTCRQKFRVFQVGEGKYRFGDSQKLRLVRILRSTVMVRVGGGWVALDEFLLKNDPCRAKGRTNIELREQFILADGVSQTMTAFRSKPSPTSTLQRTPISSANAGPITKVRERSARSVPMGQSRASRSSLSAGTPDSLSDNESSFKLGSARKTSTPYRSSMTPGGSRPSSRPTSRPTSRPTSRPGSRPASRQGSKPPSRYGSTQSLDSTDDSTNVSRIPRRTAVSTTGNTPTSSRHNSVSGKRLSVNGSSSRPRTPTGLVSPASGVPARFGTIHRASSIPTLTGVGTPISRSRIPVYVGTDIKSPQSTTSNISTHSTQSNYSTVSTDSTGSSSMCTNSATNTSSAVKRARTRTPSSGSSTPLPPSLKLSRKPSGASDTSVSTTPATKRKGKPTPIDQRAPFRL, from the exons CATTGGAAGTACGTGAAG GCCAGCAGACATGTCGGAGATCTGTTCGAAGACCTGCGGGACGGGCACAACCTCATTTCCTTGCTGGAGGTACTCTCGGGCGAGCATCTT cCGCGAGAGAGAGGTCGGATGCGTTTCCACATGCTGCAGAATGTACAAATGGCTCTTGACTTTTTGCGCTATAAGAAGATCAAGCTCGTTAATATTCGTGCTGAAGACATTGTCGATGGAAACCCAAAGTTGACTCTAGGTTTGATATGGACCATCATACTTCACTTCCAG aTATCCGATATTGTAGTGGGTCAGGAATCGAACGTGACTGCCCGTGAAGCTCTTCTGAGATGGGCCAGACGATCGACGGCGCGTTATCCTGGAGTGCGCGTTACGGACTTTACCGGATCGTGGAGGGATGGGCTAGCTTTCAGCGCATTAATCCATCGAAACAGACCAGATCTGGTCGATTGGAAAGGTGCTCGTGCTAGTCAACCACGAGAGCGGCTCGATCGGGTCTTCTACGTCGCGGAGCGCGAGTATGGCGTTACGAGGCTTCTCGATCCTGAAG ATGTGGACACTCCTGAACCGGATGAGAAGTCCTTGATAACGTACATCTCTTCGCTCTACGACGTGTTCCCGGAGCCGCCAACGATTCACCCGTTGTACGATGCCGAGGACCAGAGGCGCTCGGAGGAATATAGAGAGCTAGCTAGTTCCCTCCACATGTGGATCCGCGAAAAGATGTGCCTGATGCAGGAACGTGTCTTCCCGCCGACCttaatagaaatgaaaaatttggcGGCCGGCAGCACGAAATTCAAGAATGAGGAAGTACCGCCCAGATACAGAGACAAGCAACGACTTTCTTACATCTTCAGGGATTTGCAAAAGTACTTCGAAGCGGTCGGTGAGGTGGACATTGAACCTCACTTACGTATCGAGGTTATTGAAGAAAATTGGAATAGATTGATGATGCTGCATCAGGAAAGAGAACAGGCGATAATCGACGAAATTAAACG ACTCGAACGACTGCAACGACTAGCAGAGAAAGTGCACAGAGAGATGAAGGCGACCGACAATCGATTGGAGGAGCTCGAGAGACGAGTGGAGGACGAAGCCAGACGTCTCGATCGACTTCATCCTCTGGAAGCGAAACATGCGGTGGATCTTTTGGAACAGGATATTCGTAACACCGAGGTCCAGatccaaaatatttttccagacGTGCATACACTTACCGAGGGGCGATACAGTCAGGCGGCCGAACTTCGCAAAAG AGTTCAGAAGCTACATCAACGGTGGGTCGCCCTGCGATCTCTTCTTCATAAACGTTTGGTACAGCCGCTGTCGGCCGTATCTTTCCCGGTAGAAGAACGCGTCGTTACGAAACACCGTACTACCGTCCATGAAACCCGATTGGTCGACACCAATCCACATTTCCGTGCGTTACACGACTGCATCGACTGGTGTAAGGCGAAGATCAAACAGCTCCAGGATGCAGACTATGGCTCCGATTTACCTAGCGTGCAGAACGAACTGGAGGTTCACCAAAGGGAACACAAGAATATCGAGCAGTTCCATCCTAAAGTGGAGAGATGTGTGCAGGCTAAGAGCCACTTTCACGCCGAGGAACTGACATTGTATAGCCAACATCTAACTGTTCTTCAAAAACTTCACACTGAATTATTGGCGGCCTCGAATAAGAGACTTTCCGATTTGGACACTCTACATGACTTTATACAATCGGCGACTAATGAACTAGTTTGGCTGAGTTCTAAGGAGGAGACGGAGGTGACACGCGATTGGAGTGACAAGAATTTGAATGTGCAAAGTATCGAGCAGTATTACGAg TCCCTTATGAGTGACCTAGAGAAGCGGGAGATTCAATTCTCCGCGGTGCAAGATCGAGGCGAAGCTCTGGTCCTTCAACATCATCCCGCCGCGAAAACCATCGAAGCTTACATGTCCGCTATGCAGAGTCAATGGACCTGGCTTCTTCAATTAACTCTTTGTCTAGAAGTCCATCTGAAACACGCAGCACAGAGTCAACAATTTTTCCGGGATGTTCAACAGGCTGAACAGTGGATCTCGAAGAGAGATGAATCACTCAACACCATTTATTCCCAATCAGAATTCTCCTTGGACGAGGGTGAACGTTTATTGAAGGGTATGCAAGAACTACGCGAAGAATTGAATAGTTACGGCGATCATGTGCAGAAACTGGTTGATCAAGCGAAGGACGTGGTTCCTATGAAGCAACGTCGACAGCCCGTGACACGACCTATGCAAGTTACATGTGTCTGCAGCTACAAACAAGTTAAT ATGTCGATTGAGAAGGGCGAACAATGTACGTTATACGACAACTCTGGTAGGATAAAATGGCGCGTAAAGAATCAAGAGGGCGTCGAGTCCCCTGTTCCAGGCGTCTGCTTTGCTCTTCAGCCACCTGACAAGGATGCTCTCGATGCTGCAGAAAGATTGCGACGACAATATGACCGAAGTGTTGGATTATGGCAACGGAAACAGCTTCGATTACGACAAAACATGATTTTCGCGACCATCAAAGTGGTCAAAGGCTGGGATCTACCGCAGTTCTTGGCTATGGGCCAGGATCAGAGAACTGCTATCAGAAAAGCCTTAAACGAGGATGCTGAGAAATTGCTGTCCGAGGGCGACCCTGCTGATCCACAATTGAGGCGACTGAAGCGAGAAACGGCCGAAGTGAACAAATTGTTTGATGAACTAGAGAAACGTGCCAGAGCGGAGGAAGAGTCAAAGAACGCGGGACGTATTTTCAACGAACAGATTTCTGCCATTCAAGAAGCATTAGACGAAGCAGAGAGAGTTCTGAACACTCGCATAGCTGCGCCATTGCCGAGAGACATCGACAGCTTAGAACATCTGGTTCTGCAACACAAAGATTTTGAACAAACTCTCAAACGTCAAACGCCAGATCTAGATAAAGTTCAACAAACTTTCCGTGGTATTACTTTGAAGACTCCAGCCATGAGAAACAAGCTCGACGCTGTTACCACCAAATGGACAAATATTTGGAACTCAAGCAATCTGTACATCGAGCGGCTAAAGTGTGTTGAGATCGTGCTTTCTAGTCTTGAGGAGAACACAACCTCGGTATCCGAATTGGAAGTGAAATTGGCGTCGTTTGACGAGCTGCCACCGGATCTGAAGGGATTACAGAATGTACTAGAAGATCTGATGGTGCTTCAAAATGCCATCTCTCAACAGCAAACTGCAATGGATAAACTGAACGAAGATACGCAGAACGCAAGACACGTTGTTGAAAAGTCGAGACCAAGTCATCGTGGCTCTCATTCTGATATGGATCGCTTAGACGATGAAGTGAACAAACTAAACTCCAGATGGACCAATCTATGTGCTCAGTTGGTTGAAAGAGTTCGCAGCGCGGAAGCAGCCTATGGCCTAGCTCAACAGTTAGAACATGCCTACCGTAACGAGGTCGACTTCATTGACGAATCGTACGAAAAACTCGAAGTGGAGAATGCGAAG AATCTATTGAACAAGGTGGTAGAACGAGCGCCGGCGATCGAAGCAGTAAATGTGACAGGCAGTCGATTGATTCGCGAAGGAAAG ATCTACGGACAAAGGCTTCGAGCGTTCACGGAACAGCTGGAAGATATCTGCCCGTCTTTGGATGCTTCGGTGAAAAAACCGCGACGAGAGTTCGTCTCAACGGTTGACGACGTCGCTCGTGATCTAGATACTCTGAACAAGAGGTACACCACGCTCGTGGATCTTCTTCAGGAACGGGTTACACAGCTGGCAGCGCAACAAACCGAGGAGACATCTCAACAG TTCCAGGAGGCTCTGGAGGGTCTTCAGAAATGGCTGACGGACACAGAGGAAATGGTATCCAACCAGAAATCACCATCATCGGATTACAACGTAGTCAAGGCGCAATTACAAGAGCAAAAATTCCTGAAGAAGATGCTAATGGACCAGCAAAACTCAATGTCCTCCTCGTACAATATGGGCCAAGAAGTGGCGGCTGAGGCGGAGCCTAAGGAACGGAAGAAGATCGAGAAACAACTGAAAGATTTGATGGCAAGATTTGATAATCTTACGGAAAGTGCTGCTAAGAGAATGGAAGCACTTGAACAAGCGATGGGAGTAGCGAAACAGTTCCAGGATAAACTGATACCACTTCAAACTTGGCTGGACAAGACCGAAAAACGCGTAAGAGATATGGAGTTGGTTCCAACGGACGAGGAAAAAATCCAGCAACGCGTTACCGAACACGATGGCCTTCACGAGGATATTCTGTCAAAGAAACCTGAATTCAGTGAACTTACAGAGGTTGCTAGTCAACTAATGTCTCTGGTAGGCGAAGATGAAGCCGCTGCTTTGGCTGACAAACTTCAGGATGCGGCTGATAGATACGCTGCATTGGTCGAACGATCGGAATCTCTTGGTAACTTGCTTCAACGTTCGAGACAGGGTTTACGTCATCTGGTACTCAGTTATCAAGAACTTCAGGCTTGGATGGAGGGTATGGAAATCAGATTGTCGAAATACAGAGTGCTGGCAGTGCATACGGAGAAGCTTCTTCAACAAATGGAAGACCTAGCTGACTTGACCGAAGAGGTTTCGACTCGACAGACAGAAGTAGACAGTACCACCGATACTGGATTGGAATTAATGAAACACATATCGAGCGACGAGGCGCTTCAATTGAAAGATAAACTCGATTCTTTGCAACGGCGATTTAATGATTTGGTTAGTCGAGGTTCCGACTTGCTGAAGCACGCGCAAGAGTCTCTTCCATTGGTGCAACAATTCCATGATAATCATAATCGTTTAATGGATTGGATGCAAGCTGCAGAATCGGCTCTGCAATCAGCCGAACCTCGCGAAGATGAAATTATTAGATTAGAAATGGAGATATCGGAATATAGACCAGTTCTAGACAAGATCAACGCCGTTGGACCGCAGTTGTCTCAGTTATCTCCGGGTGAAGGGGCAGCGACTATCGAAGCTCTAGTCACCAGAGACAACAGGAGATTCGCCGCCATTGCCGAGCAGATTCAACGAAAGGCTGAGAGGCTTCAGCTGAGTAAGCAACGTTCGCTGGAAGTGATCGGTGATATTGACGATTTACTAGAATGGTTCCATGAAGTGGATAATCAATTAAGGGAAGCAGAACCACCAAGCAGCGAACCGGAAATCATCAGGGTACAATTGAAGGAGCATAAAGCCTTGAACGACGACATATCCAGTCAGAAAGGACGTGTTAGGGATGTGATATCCACAGCAAAGAAGGTGATCCGTGAAAATGGTCAATACGAGGACAAATCTACGATCAGAGAAAATATGGAGGACTTACGAGAAACCATGGAAATTGTTTCCGGTCTTTCAATGGATAGACTCGGTGCTTTGGAACAAGCTTTGCCATTGGCTGAACATTTACGCGACACTCACATTGATTTAGTCAGCTGGTTAGAAGAGGCTGAACAACAAGTCGCAATGCTTCCTATGCCTGCGTTAAGACCCGATCTAATAGCCGCCCAACAGGACAAGAACGAGTTCCTCGTGCAGAGCATCAACGAACACAAACCTTTGGTCGAGAAGTTGAACAAAACTGGTGAAGCATTGTTGAAGCTGTGCAACGAAGAAGAAGGTATCAAAATACAGGACATATTGGAAGCAGACACCACTCGATATGCAGCCCTCAGAGCAGAACTTCGTGGTCGACAGCAGACTCTCGAACAGGCACTTCAGGAATCTTCTCAGTTCTCCGACAAGCTGGAAGGAATGCTGCGTGCTCTCTCATCAACTGCCGATCAAGTAAATGGCGCCGAACCGATCAGCGCTCATCCTGGTCGGTTAAGAGATCAGATGGAAGAGAATTCCGCTCTGGTCGACGAATTGGCTCAAAGATCCGAGGCCTATGCGGCTGTGAGGAGGGCCGCCGATGACGTGATCAGCAAGGCAGGTAACAGAGCTGATCCAGCCGTAAAGGACATCAAACGGAAGCTGGACAAATTGAACAAACTATGGAGCGACGTGCAAAAGTCGACGACCGACAGAGGTCAAACGTTAGACGAAGCTTTGGCGATCGCCGAAAAATTCTGGTCCGAGTTGAATGGCGTGATGTCTACTCTGCGAGAGCTTCAGGATGCTCTTGCTGGTCAGGCGCCACCAGCAGCTCAACCTGCTGCCATCCAACAGCAACAGGTTGCCTTGCAGGAGATTAGGCACGAAATCGACCAAACGAAACCAGATGTCGAGCAAGTACGAGCTTCTGGTCACGAGTTGATGGGTCTTTGTGGTGAGCCAGACAAACCAGATGTTAGAAAGCATATCGAAGATTTGGATCAAGCCTGGGATAATGTGACTGCCCTATATGCCAGAAGAGAGGAAAATCTGATCGATGCTATGGAGAAAGCCATGGAGTTCCACGAGACCTTGCAAAATCTTCTGGAGTTCCTACAAGAAGCCGAGGACAAGTTCTCCAGTATGGGACTGCTAGGAAGCGATATCGACGAAGTTAAAAAACAGATCAAACAATTGGCCAATTTCAAAGCCGAAGTAGATCCTCACATGGTCAAGGTCGAAGCTCTAAACAG ACAAGCTGCCGAACTGACAGAGAGAACGTCCTCGGAACAAGCTGCAGCCATCAAAGAACCGCTTGGTGCCGTTAACAGACGGTGGGACGGACTGCTTCGAGGCCTCGTGGAGAGGCAAAGGCTCTTGGAGAACGCGTTACTACGTCTAGGACAATTCCAGCATGCTCTAGACGAATTGCTGGTATGGATCGAGAAGACGGACGACACTTTGGACAACTTGAAGGCCGTGGCCGGTGATCCTCAAGTGATCGAAGTGGAATTAGCTAAACTGAAAGTACTTGTAAATGATATTCAAGCCCATCAGACCAGCGTGGACACTCTGAACGACGCTGGAAGACAGTTAATAGAGGATGGAAAGGGAACAGCCGAAGCTTCGACGACTGCTGAGAAATTGGGTACTTTGAATCGTCGTTGGCGCGATTTGTTGCAACGTGCTGCTGATCGTCAACGAGAATTGGAAGATGCGCTTAGAGAAGCGCAAACCTTTACGGCGGAGATACAGGACCTTTTGTCTTGGCTGGGTGATGTGGACAACACTATAGTAGCTTCAAAACCTGTTGGAGGATTGCCGGAAACAGCTTCAGAACAGTTAGAACGCTTTATGGAAGTGTACAACGAATTGGAACAAAATCGTTTGAAAGTTGAATCGGTTCTTCAACAAGGACAAGCGTACTTGAAGCGTGCTGATTCTACTAGTGCCGGTGGTCTGAATCACAACTTGAGGACTTTGAAACAACGATGGGATAATGTGACTGCTCGCGCAAGTGATAAAAAGATCAAGCTCGAGATCGCTCTGAAAGAGGCTACAGAGTTCCACGATGCACTTCAATCGTTTGTCGATTGGTTAACCAACGCGGAGAAGATTCTGACGAATCTGAAACCTGTGTCGAGGGTAATGGAAACTATCCTCGGACAGATAGAGGAACACAAAGCGTTTCAGAAGGACGTTGGAGTTCATCGTGAGACTATGCTGAACCTCGATAAGAAGGGCACGCATTTGAAATACTTTTCACAGAAACAGGACGTGATTCTAATCAAAAACTTGTTGATAAGTGTGCAACACAGATGGGAAAGAGTAGTTTCGAAGTCTGCAGAGAGAACCAGGGCTCTTGATCACGGATACAAAGAGGCCAGAGAATTCCACGATGCTTGGTCCAATATAATGAACTGGCTCGACGAAACGGAGAAAACTTTGGACGAGGTTGCCAGTGATGGCGCCCTTGGAGGAAATGATCCAGAGAAGATCAAGGCCAGACTGAATAAGCATCGTGAATTGCAGAAAGCTCTCAGCGCCAAACAGGGTACCTATGACGCAActatgaaaaatggaaaatcatTAAAAGACAAAGCGCCTAAAAGTGATGAATTTGCTTTGAAAGAACTTTTGAATGAGTTGAAGAACAAGTGGACCACTGTTTGTGGTAAGTGCGTGGATAGACAGAGGAAGCTCGAGGAAGCATTGTTGTTCTCGGGACAATTCAAGGACGCTATTCAGGCGTTGCTGGAATGGCTTAGTAAGTCTGAGAAGCAGCTGGCAGACACCGGTCCACTTTATGGCGACCTTGACACTGTAATGAATTTGGTTGAACAACATAAGACCTTCGAGAAGGATCTCGAATCCAGAGTCTCTCAGATGGAATCCGTAATCAAAACGGGTCGCGAGCTTCTTGCTAAGGCGACGCCTGATGATGCATCTGCTATAGGATCACAGCTtgctgaaataaataatctttggGACACGGTAACCAAGTTGTCCTCTGACAAGACTGAACGACTCCAAGAAGCCCTCAGAGAGGCTGAACGCCTTCACAAGGCAGTTCACGTACTTCTGGAGTGGCTGAGCGATGCTGAAATGAAGCTGAGATTTGCTGGACAGTTGCCGGAAGATGAACAGGAGAGCAGGAATCAGTTGATGGAACACGAAAAGTTCTTGCGTGAATTAAGCACcaaggaaattgaaaaagatcAAACTTTGGAGCTGGCTCACGTGATTCTTGCAAAGGCACACCCTGATGGAGCTTTGGTTATCAAACATTGGATCACGATTATTCAATCCAGATGGGAAGAGGTTTCCACCTGGGCCCAACAAAGGAATCAAAGATTGGAGAATCATATGCGAGGACTTCAG GACCTCGACAATCTTCTGGAAGAACTACTGTCATGGTTAGAAGGTTTGGAGAACACTCTCAACGCTCTTGAAGCTGAGCCTCTACCAGACGATAAAGCTACTTTAGAAATGCTGATTGTGGATCACAGAGAATTTATGGAGAACACCAGTCGAAGACAGAACGAAGTTGACCGCGTCTGTAAAGCCAGACAGATCAAATCTGCGAAAGATACGATGAAGATAACGAAGGCTAAGTCACCTGCCCCAAC CCGAGCCAGCCCAGGCCGTGAGAGAACGCCCGATTCGTTGCCGCACATCGGCCCACGGTTCCCACCCAAAGGAAG CAAAGGTGCCGAACCGGAGTTCCGTAGTCCGAGAGTAAAACTGCTGTGGGACAGGTGGAGACACGTTTGGATGTTGGCGTGGGAACGTCAACGTCGTTTACAGGataagtataattatatcCAAGAACTGGACCGTGTCGCAAACTTCAGCTGGGAGGATTGGCGCAAGAGA TTCCTGAAATTCATGAACCACAAAAAGTCCAGATTAACAGATCTCTTCAGGAAAATGGATAAGAATAACGACGGACTGATTCCACGCGAGGACTTCATTCAAGGAATCATGAACACTA AATTCGAGACTTCACGGTTAGAAATGGGAGCGGTCGCAGATTTGTTCGATCGCCACGGTGAAGGATTGATAGATTGGAAGGAATTCATCGCGGCTCTAAGACCAGACTGGGAGGAACgcagaacgtataacgacactGACAAGATTCACGATGAAGTAAAACGATTGGTGATGCTTTGTACTTGTCGCCAGAAATTCCGTGTATTTCAAGTTGGCGAAGGAAAATATAGG TTTGGAGACAGTCAGAAGTTGCGGTTGGTACGGATTCTACGATCGACCGTGATGGTACGAGTCGGTGGTGGATGGGTAGCATTGGacgaatttctattaaaaaatgatccTTGCCGCG CCAAGGGAAGAACGAATATCGAGCTGCGAGAACAATTCATATTGGCGGATGGCGTCAGCCAGACAATGACGGCGTTCAGATCGAAACCGAGCCCAACCTCGACGCTGCAGCGTACGCCAATCTCATCCGCGAATGCCGGACCCATCACCAAG GTGAGGGAACGCAGCGCTCGCAGCGTTCCCATGGGACAATCGCGAGCATCGCGCTCATCGTTGAGCGCCGGAACGCCGGACAGCCTAAGCGACAACGAGAGCTCTTTCAAGCTTGGCTCCGCCAGAAAAACAAGTACACCCTACAGAAGCTCTATGACACCGG GCGGTAGTCGACCATCCAGTAGGCCAACTTCGAGACCAACATCCAGACCAACCAGTAGACCCGGAAGTAGGCCCGCATCCAGGCAAGGAAGCAAACCACCGAGTCGCTATGGTTCCACACAGTCGTTAGATAGCACTG aTGATTCGACCAATGTGAGCCGCATTCCACGTAGAACGGCAGTGAGCACGACAGGGAATACTCCCACTTCTAGCAGACACAATAGCGTGTCAGGAAAGCGCTTATCGGTGAACGGTTCGAGTTCACGACCTCGAACGCCCACCGGCCTGGTTAGTCCTGCCAGTGGTGTTCCAGCGAG gTTTGGCACGATCCATAGAGCTTCGAGCATTCCAACCCTGACTGGTGTCGGCACACCGATCAG CCGTTCGAGGATCCCCGTATATGTGGGCACGGATATAAAATCCCCACAATCGACGACCAGCAATATTTCCACTCATTCTACGCAAAGCAACTACTCGACGGTTTCTACCGATTCTACCGG GAGCAGCTCGATGTGTACAAATTCAGCAACTAACACCTCGTCGGCCGTTAAGCGAGCTAG AACAAGGACACCGTCCAGTGGGTCGAGCACGCCACTGCCGCCTTCTTTGAAACTATCCAGGAAACCTTCTGGAGCATCGGATACGTCCGTATCGACCACACCGGCCACTAAACGAAAAGGCAAACCAACGCCGATCGACCAACGGGCGCCATTCCGATTGTAG